The genomic stretch GGGCGGGCTGAATCTGCTGGCGAATCTGATCGGCAAGCCGGGCAAGACCGGCATCGACGGTTCCAAGGTGCAGGAGATGTACGATGCGGGGCAGGCGGATGAAATCAATGACTATTGTCGTTGCGATGTCCTGGATACCTACTTCGTATTCCTCAGATCACGGGTGTTGACCGGTCACTTGAGCCTGGAACAGGAACAGGACATCGTTACCGAGGCTTACCGTTATCTGGAACGTGAGGCTGGGGAAAACGAAAGTAAAGCATATCAGCATTATCTGGAGCACTGGGGTGACTGGGAGCCCCCCGCGGAATAACGGCCGATATGATTTTATTTGGCGTAGTGTACCTGGACGTCCGACAGCAGGAATTCAGAGATACGATCATTCCTGGTCTCACTGATGCGGATGGGCAGGGCCTGTCTGCTGCTGAATTCCAGTTCTACACTTTCCCAGTCGGGCCGGGGAGCATCCGGATGAGGCTTGAGTTTCAAGGTGACAAACCAGGGAGACGCTGCTTCGGCGGACTCTGCATCCAGCTCAATGGTGAATGATTCGATCTGAAATGATTTCTGATCGACATCAATCAACCAGCCGGGCAGTATTTCCTGCAATGCCTGTTTTTCACTGGCCCGCGAGTCTGAAGTACTGCGGTAAGTCGACAGCACCTTCCCGTCAGTCTGTTGCTGATTGCGTTTGAAAATGGTGATGCCGTTACCCAACCGTATGGAATCGATACGGGAGGTTTCTGTAATCCAGCGGGTTACCAGTTTCTCGATCTGCAGGCGTTCTGTTGGATTTCGTTCGGTGTCATTATCACTGGTAAAAGCAACCCGTTTGATCAGGGATTGACCCGCTGGTACCGGTTGTGCAGCGGGGAAAACCGCTTTCGCGACGGTCTGTCTGACGAACTGCGGTTCCGGGCTGGTGTGAATCCGGGTGGTTGGAGTGACTTTCAACGCCGTCAGCTCAATTGAAGCGAACCGGTCTTTCTGAGCTGACTCTCGTGTCAGAAACGTCAGCGATTCCGGCAGCATGGAGCGTGCGTTGATCTGGAGTTCAAAAGGGCGACAGAGTCGGCGCGTGAGTGCGTCCTGTGGTTGTCCCTGCAGGACGATTCTGCTCTGAGACTGACTCATCAGCTTCCAGTGGTATTCGGTTTTCAGTTTTGTGAGGGAAACCGGTTGTTGAAACTCGGAGAACAGTGCGAGTTCGTGTCCACTGAAATAAGCCTGGTTCTGCTGTTTGAACTGTTCGACCGCGGACTGCGGTGTGACCGGAGACAAAAAGCGCGAAGCTGCCGACCATTGGGTGAGAATGGTGTTTACCGGAGTCTGCTCATCGGCGGCACGAACATGCGCAGAAGAGACTACCAGCAGGATGAGGCTGTACGTAAAGAAGGGATGACGATGCATCGCTGAACTCTTAGAAAATCAGGGAAAATGAGACTGTGAGAGGGGCAGGGGACATCAGAGGTGCTGACAGAGATGAGCCGAAATGTAGCACAAAGGTGGAATTGCGGGAACGGCAATCTGCGTTCAGGCGCTGGCAAAAAAGATCCGCTGCGCGCAGTGTCTCTAAGGTGTTCGGATATAGAGGCTTAGCGGGACCGTTGTGTCACGGTTTAACGGAGGCAGGTTTCTTCTGAATCTGCTGAACAAGCTTGCGGAAGTCGGGCAGATTCTGCAATTCTGCCAGATCGGGATCTTTCTGCATCCACTCTGCATCGTCAAATCCGAGTTGAGAAGAGAGTGCCAGGTAGTGGATTGCTTTTTTCTGATAAGCGGCGATCTGCTGTAGGACGGCGGGAGTTTGAGGCTGGTCTTTAAGGTTAACCAGCGCCCGGCCGAACACGCAGGCGACGTTATAATGGAACAGGTCGTTCTTCTCGAACTTATTCAACTGACTTTCGACAAACTGAATCGCTTTGTCTTCCTGGTGATTATAGACCATGCAGATCGCCAGTCCGGTGATGGCCTGTGAATCGTGCTTATCCAGTTCGAATGCATTCTGAAAATCTTCCTGGGCTGCCTTCCAGTCCTGCTTCATCAGGTGGGAATGTCCGCGACCCGTATAGGCCTGTAACAGGACTTTCTCTGTTTTCTCATTCGCCTGATCACCCTTATTCTCCGTTAGCAAGACCCGATTGAAGACTTGGATTGCCTGGTCCCACTGCTCGGCATTGTTGTAAGTCTGTGCCTTGATCAGATAGAGATCCATGTTATTGGGGTCGATATTGATCGCGGCGTCACAGGCAGCGATGGCATCGGCCAGCTGTTTCAGGTCCCGGTAGATGTAGGCCTTGGTGATATGAGCGTAGATCGAATTTTTGTCGACTTTCAGGACATCGTCGCAGGTTGCGATGGCCTGATATTCCCGATTGAGTTTGCGCAACAGGGCGATTTTTTCAGAATAGGATATCATGTGCCGGGGGTTGGCTTCGATGGCCCGGTCAAACGTTTTAATGGCTTCGTCAGGACGATTCAGGGCGATCTCAAGATCGGCTTTGAATCCGTAAATCGACATGAGTTTGGGATTCACTTTGATGCAGGCGTCGTAGGTCGCGAGCGCCTTGTCATCCTGTTTCATGCGGGAGTAGTGCGAAGCCAGCACGGTGTAACCGTAGGGATCCTGAGGCGCAATTTCGATGGCCTTCTTCAGCTCCGCCAGGGCCGCCTCGAATTTGTTTTGATTGCTGTAAAGTAAACCCCGGGTGACGTACAGACGGGCGTAGATGTTGTCGACTTCCAGGCCCTGTTCTACGACTTTCAGACCAGCGTCGTACTCTTTCATGGTGTTCAGAGTATTGGCTTTGGCCAGATAGGCTGGTACGAGCAGCGGGTCGATGCTGATCGCGGTATCGTAGTCCTCAACGGCTTCCTTGTACTCTTTACGACGATGTGCCTGTTCGCCTTTTTTGAGATAGTGATTTCCCGGGGAACGCTGATAAATGTTCTCCAGCGCAGATTGAGCGGCCCGTTTTTTGTCGGCATTGGTTCCGGCGATTCGGGCATCCATGATGGTGCGGCGGGCTTCGGGAGTGCCGATATTGGCCAGGGCGCCGAAGATGGAACCCCAGGTTGATGATTTGGTGGTCTTGGTCAATCCCTCCGCGAGTATCTCAACGGCTTTATTGGAATCGGAACTTCGCAAGCCGGAGACGGCGCCGTTCACAATCGAATGATTGCTGTCGTCCAGAGCCTGCCTGGCAAGTTCAAAGAACTGAGGCGATTCCAGTTTCTGGAGCGTGGAGAGGATCAGCAGTTTTTCGGTCTGCAGGGCACCGGGGTAATACTTTACAAAGCGGTCCTCGACGGATTCATCACCGATGGAAGCCAGCGTTTTGATGAGCAAGACCTTCAGGCCGGCGTCCAGTTTGTCTTTTTCCAGGTGTTGAAATAACAGGGGGATCGCCCGCGGATCTTTCATACGGTCGATGAAGCTGAGCATATCTCCCGTGGGCAGGGACTGCTGTATCTGCTGCAGGACATATTCCATGGCCAGAGCTTCACTCGCATTGTCTTTGCGTTTGATTAATTCCTTGAAAGCGACATTGCGAATTTCTTCTTCGGGGGACTTAAGGGCATCGCTGAGGACTTCGAACAGGCGGGGGTGCCCGTTCAAAACCAGTGCCCGGATGGCCGCCTCACGCAGTTCCCGATTGTCGCTGTCCAGGAATTCGTAAATCGCGGCGCCCCACTCGGGACGGGGATTACGGGCAATGACTTCGATGATGATTTTCTGTGACGCCGGGGGATGTGATTTCAGGATCTTCAGCAGCGCCTGTTGTCCGCCTGCATAACGGGACTCAGCCAGGCTGGCGATGGCCATCTCAAACTGGGGGCCGGGTGGCATCTTCGCGACTTCCACCAGTCGTTGGAATGCCCGTGGATCACCCAGAAAACGCAGAGCATACAAAGCCGCTTCCTGGACGCGGGGGTTCTCGTGGGAAGTCAGTTCGAGCACCAGGGGGAGTTCTGCATTGGTCAACTGTCGTCCGCCACTGATCAGGGCCGCGGCTTTGATGGCCGGGGAACCGGTGCGGATCTGCTCGGCGATTTTGTCGCGGGAGAGGACTTCCAGGGCGCTATCCAGCGCGGCATGGATGGCTGCTTCTTCAGTTGCATGTGTCACCCGGGGAGCGGTCCCGCCGAGGTAGGGGACTGTGATATTTTTAAAGGCTTCGCCGGCGAGGTGCAGTTCCGTAATGACAGACGGAAACAGGGGGAAGGGAACACCCAGGACGGCGTTCGACCCCAGAGAAGCGGCGATGCGGGGCAGCCATTGGCTGATGTCGTGTTCAATTTCCACCTTATCTTTGGGGAAGTAGAGTACGAAGCGTTTCACGTTTTTCAGAGTCAGGTCATCGACGACTTTGACAAGGGCGCCGATGTTGATGCTGTTTAGCTCGCCGGTGATGGTCAGTTCCGCCAGGCAGCGACTGGGCCCCAGCAGTTCGACCTGGTAATCCAGTTTGCCCTGCTCGAAGCGATTGACGTTCAATGCCAGTGGCTGCTGGTCGACGGTCGTCCGAAATTCGATCTCCGGCGTCTGGGCGCCTCCGGGCAAATCGCCCAGTACAATCCAGAGGCCACCCGCTTTTCCGGGGGGGACGACGACCTCATCTTCAAATTTCAATTGTCTGAGCAACTGACGCTTTTTTCCCAGTAAGACACTTTGGCTATTGAGATTTGAGGGTAATCCAGCGAACGGATGAGGTTGGCCATCGACGAATGCTTTCACCTGCGCGCGTTGCAGTTTGACGGGTTTCGTGGAGTCGTTGACCAGGGTGAGTTGCGTCAATAAGTATTGATACTCGTCCGGGCCCCGATTGTTTCGGGAACCTTTGAGTGATTGATCCAGGGTTAAGAACAGTTTCGCTTTTTCAGAGACCAGCGGCTGATGCGCCGGTTTCTGGTTGCGGGTTTTTAAGCGGGCCTCGATTTCCCCCAGTTGCTGGCGGACCCGGGCATTGGTTCGTTCCGATTCTTTCTGTGGGCTGTCCGATTCAGGAGCCCGGGCGGACTGTGCGTTGACCAGAGGCGAACAGAGCAGGAACGCAATCAGACTGCAGACCACCGTGCGGGACAGATCGAATCGAATGGGCATACTGTGTTACTCCGCTTAATCAGACGATCACTTTGCCGGCCCGGATTTCGATCCAGGTTTTGATTTCCGACCCGGGGGGTAGCACCCGCAACCCGGTTTCCAGCGCTTTTTCGGTAAGGTTGAGGGCGTTGGTCACACAGGTGTAAGGTTCCAGGCAGATGCAGTTCCGCTCGGGCGGTGTGAATACGACAAGCTCGGTGAACAGACTGTCGTAGTCCTGGGTGAGGACCAGACCGGCCTGCTCGTCCATAATCAGGCATTCATACTGATCGATGTCTTCCGGTAAGCCGCTGAGGATGTCGTCGGCTTTTAACTGGTCGAACCAGGCACCCTCACGTAAATCGTGTGCGGGCTGAATCGGCTGCTTGTCTCCGGTGGGCAGACAGTCAGACAGAATCCACTCCTCGGTGGCCGGCGACTCGATCAGGCAGTTCTTCGGATCTCCCTCTGCGGAGAGCGGCACCTTGAAGTAGGGATGAGTGCCCAGTCCCCAGGGAATGGGGGTGTCGCCCGGATTCCCGATGCGGAAGTCGGCCCGCAGGGTGGCCCCTTTGACTTCGTAGCGGACTTCAATAAAAGCATCGCCGGGCCAGCAGGGGAGGCGGTGTCTGCCATCAATGCTCAGCTGAAACTGGGCGATGGCGAAGTTTTCTTCGTGGGCAATCACTCGCCAGGGGAGGTCCAGGCAGAAACCATGAATGGCGTTTCCTGTTTTGTCATGATAGGTCTTTTCGGGGGGGAGTTCATATGCGGTTCCCTCCCACTTGAAGCGACCTCCGGCAATCCGGTTAGGGAAGGGGAACAGGATCGGAATCCCGCTGCTGCTGGGGCGTTGTTCTCCGGTCTCGAACTCGGGATGAGAGTCGATCACGTCGATGCATTGGCCGTCGACCATTGCGTGGAACTGGTAACAGTTAAATCCCAGTTCGGGCAGGATGCGAGCGGTGGAGCCGGTTTCCGGATCGGTAATTATCAGGGGCGTCATGTGTCAGAGTCGTTTCGTTTCCAGGTGTTATATGTGGTGTCGACTGGGTTGGCAGTTCGTTTCAGTTCCATTCGGGATGGGCGGTTTCCTGCGGAAGAAAACGTCGCTCTTCCATCGCCCGGCCGTGCAGCGTGTCCCACAGATCGTAGGGATCAATTTCGAAAATGTCTTCCGCGGTTGCGGGGGTTGTGAGCCAGTCCATCCGGTCGAGTTCCGATTCCAGTTGCAATGGTGCCCAGCCGGCACAGCCGAAGAAAATGCGGAAATCCAGATGGGGATCCCCTTCGGAGATCCGCCAGACCACCTGTTCGAAGACCTCGGGGCTGCTGCCCATGAACAGGCCGGGAACGATGGCGTCTTTGGCTTTTTCCAGATCGCCGGCATTATGCAGGGCAAACATACCGTTGGGTTCTACCGGACCGCCCATAAAAACCAGATCTTCCAGCTTGGGCATGTCAAAGTATCTGGAGAGCGCATTGGTGATTGAGAACGAGGATGGACGGTTCACAATCAGACCGGTGGCACCCTCATTGTTATGTTCTACGATCAGCACAACGGAACGGTAAAAATTCTGATCATTCAGTTTCCGGGTGGCGATTAAAAAGTGTCCCTTTAACGATTTCAGCATAAAGCGAATGTTTCTCCTCTGGTTCAGAACTGAATTCCGGACGGTCCGGGAAAATCTCCTCGAGTGAACAGGTAGTATTATATCTGGACAAAAGCTGAAAAAACAGAGTTAGATTTGAGACCCTCAAGCGCCCTTACCGTGTCACAGCAATAATCTGCGGGTTAGGCAGATTATGCCCCGATCTGTGGGGGAGGCCCCTCATTCGCAGATTTTTCATAAAAACAGTATTTCAACTTGAACAGATGTAGGGTAACCTGTAAGTAGAGTTTGATCTGTTAAATAATGCGCTGACTTTATGTATTCCTGATGCGGGCGGTTTTATCACGATGAATACGAAACAAAAACTCTCTCTGCTGGCCTGTCTGCTTTGCACGCTGTTTCTCTCACAGTCGCTGCGGGCAGAAGAAGAAAGCTACGAGCGCTTTACAGTGCGCACCTGGAATTTCCGGGATGGCTCGGAGGCGAAAGGGAAGCTGATCGTGGTGAAAGGCCCCCAGGCCACGCTGCGTCTGGATGGTCAGGGAACCGTGCGCGTTTCCTTCGATAAGTTGAGCGTCAAAGATCTAAACTGGCTCTATGAGTATCATAAACGCCGCAATCAGTTGAGTTTTTTGCCGGAAGAGTACCGCAAAATTCACACGGAGTCCTCACTCCCGGAAACAAAGAGCGCACCTCCTGCGAAGACAGAACCTGAGCCTGCCCCCGTGGAAAACAAGCCGTCCATGGAGCCGGATAAGAAAACGGCGACAGAGCCTGAGGCAGGCGGAGAGTCGTACAAACCATTTACACTCCGCGAGTGGAGTTTCAAAGATGGCAGCAGCTTTAAAGCCAAATTTGTCTCTATCAATCCCCAGCAGATTCAGCTGATCAAAGAGTCGGGTGAATTAACGATGGTGCCTCTGGATCAGTTAACCATCAATGATATGAAGTGGCTGTTCGAATATCATCGCCGGAATAAACTGCTGGGTTTGTTACCTCCAGCAATGCAGGAGCAAGCTAAAGCACTGGCGGCACAACTGGGGCTGCCTGCGGAAATGGAATCACCGGCGGCCGCGATGACCGAACCGGGAACGCCTGCAGCCGCGGATGACGATCCAAATGTCATTAAGGCGAATACCGAAATTGATCCCGAACTGGTAGCCGTATTATCTGATTACCGGTTCTGGTCCGACAAGAAGGGGCAGAAGTCTGAAGCCCGGTTTGCAGGGCTGGAAGGCCGCGAAATCCGCTTTACACCAAGTCCCGGTTCGAACGCGGGGATCGGAATTATCAGCATTCCCGTGGGAACCCTGAGTGATGAAGATCTGGAGTTACTACGCGAAGCACTGAAGATGCATGGGCGGATGTCCGAACTTCCCCTGGCCTACCGGGAACCCTTTGATTCCAGCCTTTCGGCACGCAAACTGAAACAGATGTTGCGCGTCAACTTCCACCGCAAATGGACTGACGTTTCCGGCAATTCAGTCGCCGCTTCCTACATCAAAATGGAAAATGGCAACATCTCTCTCTTGATCACACAAAGCAACGCAGTTCAGGAATTCCCTTACGATAAGTTTTCCGAAGAGGATCATAAATACGTTCAGGAACGCCTGCAGAAAGAAGTGGCAGGTCAGTTCTTTCCCGAAAATGCAGAGACCACGCTGACTCCGGAAGAGCAGCAAAAAGAATTTCGTGTCTGGACTGACCGTAAGAATCGGCAGCTCAAAGGGAAATTCGTGCGACTTGCCTATGGTGATTCGGTTACCGTATTGAATACAGGAACAAAAGAAGAACTATTCATCACGGAATTCTTCAGCGATGGCGACTTAAGCCTGATCAAACCCCGGAAACAGCAACAGCCCGATCAACTGGCGATGAACGAAGGGGGAATACCTGGAATTCCTGGTGCCGCGATGCCCGGCGCTGCCATGCCTGGTTCAGCGATGCCAGGGCCCGGTGGAATGAATTTCCCCGGCATGCGAAATCCGGGAATGCGTAATCCGGCGATGCCTGAACCCGGTTCGATGATGCCTGCAGAGCCGGCAATGGCGAATCCTGCGATGGAACCGAATCCGGCTATGGAAATGTCAGCCAACATGATGGCGGAAAATTCCGCACGGAATCCCGGATTGCCTGAGCGTCCTGTCATGCAGAATACTTTCGAATGTGAACTGTGTGGTAAAACTCATACCTCGGAAAGCCTGTTGTTTGAACAATGTCCGCACTGTGGTGTGAAGCGGGGGGACATGATCTACCAGTGCGGCCGATGTAACAGGAAGTTCAAATCAGAAGGTTCCGGACTGACGGCCCCCTGTCCCTACTGTAATCCGAATCAGGGACGCAATGAGGTGGCTGCGAACTCGAATGCCGGTGGACCAGGTGCTTCGGGTGACTCGGGGGGATCATCGGGTGGTCATGTTAGTGGTCGTTCCGCTTACCGGACCGGGCGACTGGTGGGCAAACTGTTTTTCTGGGGGCTGGCATTTCTCGGTTTTATTGGTGGTGCCTTGAAAATGCGTGGTTAACGGACAGACCTGATTACAAACAAAAACGCGGACGCCTCATAAAGAAGCGTCCGCGTTTTTTTGTGAGTCTCAGCCTGGGAATCAGGGGCGTTCATTTAGCACAGGCAGCTCTTTGGAAGTCTGCATCTGTTGAGCCGATTCCGGATCGACGTAGTCGCTGTGGCAGGATGCCTTGTCCTGGTCGCCGGTCATTTCTTTCTTGACCTTGGAGGCCAGCTTGTGAATCTGGTCTGGACTGAGCACGCCCCGTTTTTCCAGTATTTCCTTTTGTTCTGCAGTCAGCGGCAGCGATTTCTTTGCTTTATCCCAGGCATAATCTTCCGATTTGCCCGACATGAACTCCTGAATTTCCTTGGAGATTCGCACGCTGCACCAGTCGTGTCCGCACATCGCACAGAAGTCGGTATCGACGTCGAGGTCTTCGTCGTGCAGAGCCCGGGCGGTGTCCGGATCGAAGCTGAGTTCGAAGTGCTTTTCCCAGTTGAGGGCAGCGCGGGCTTCGGTCAGTTCGTCGTCACGGTTGCGGGTACCGGGAATTCCCAGGGCGACGTCGGCTGCGTGGGCAGCGATCTTGTAAGCGATACAACCCTGTTTGACGTCATCTTTCTTGGGCAGACCGAGGTGTTCTTTGGGAGTCACATAGCAGAGCATGCTGGCCCCGTGGTAACCCGCGGCGGTCGCACCGATACAGCTGGTGATATGGTCGTATCCGGGGAAGATATCAGTAACCAGGGGGCCCAGTACGTAGAACGGAGCTCCGTGACAGAGTTTTCGCTGGACCTTCATATTGAATTCGATCTGGTCGAAGGAAATATGACCGGGGCCTTCGATCATGACCTGCACGCCTTTTTGCCAGGCACGTTCAGTCAGTTCACCCAGGACACAGAGTTCTGCCAACTGAGCCCGGTCGGAGCCGTCGGCCAGACCACCGGGTCGCAGACCGTCACCAATCGAGAAGCTGACGTCGTATTCCCGCATGATGTCGCAGATGTCATCCCAGAGATCGTACATCGGGTTCTGTTGCTTGTTGTGGAGCATCCACTTGGCCAGCAGCGATCCACCGCGGCTGACGATGCCGATCAGACGCTGGGCCACCAGTTCGAGGTGTTCCCGCAGGACGCCGGCATGAATGGTGAAGTAGTCCACACCCTGTTTCGCCTGATGCTGCAGCATCTGCAGGATGCTGGCGTGGTCCAGATCTTCCAGGCGACGGGCGATGATCATGGAGTAGATCGGCACGGTTCCGATGGGGACAGTGCTGTTCTGAATGATGGCCTGGCGGCAGCCGTCAATATCGCCACCGGTGGAGAGGTCCATCACGGTGTCGGCGCCCCATTGCTGGGCCCATTTCAGCTTTTCGATTTCTTCATCGGTCCCCGAGGAAACCGGTGAAGCGCCCATGTTGGCGTTGACCTTGGTCTTGGATGCACGACCGATGGCCATCGGATCGAGCTGATAGCCGAGGTGTACCTTGTTGGCGGGAATGATCATCCGGCCGGCAGCGATTTCATCGCGGATCTGCTCTGCGGTCAGGTGCGGCTCCCGTTCAGCGACCCGTTCCATTTCCGGGGTGATGGTGCCACAGCGGGCGAATTCGAGCTGCGTGACCGGCAGAAAGTCAGCTGGAGGCGTCCAGGCATCGGCGGTTTCGTAGTTCTCTTCAAATCCCGGTTTCAGCTCCCAGCCGGCGGGCATGAAATCCCAGGCGGTTTTGTCCGATGCTTCCGGCATTCCCGGGGTATCGGGAGAGGAGAACGTCAGGGCGCCTTTGACTCCAGGGGCGATCTGGGGCGGATTGGCGAAACTTCCCGGGTTGGTCTGCTGGCCCCGAGTAGAGGGGTTTCCGCCAATGGGTGGCAGTGAGTACAGCAGGTCATAAGAAGAAGAGGAGTTGGTCATACTATTAGCATCCTTACAAAATCTGATGCGGTCATTGAGTCTGTTAGATAGTCTGTCAGATTCTGAGCGAATCCGGATCAGAAACGAGATCTGCCAGCAGTTCTACTGCCTCGAACGGGAAATCGTCTTGGTTTCTGGAGTATATAGTAGTGACCTGACGGCTTTTTTCAAACTGACTGGATGATAAGTCTGTGTGGTTTCCCATTGAAACGTGCATTGGTTATCATCTGGTCTGTTGAAAAGTAGCTCCAGACAACACATTTCTCTTTGAAAAAACAGATCAGGATCCGCTTCCGGGTCCCATGAATTAAGGTTCGACATGCAGTACGACGTTTATGGTGTGGGTAATGCTCTCGTTGATATTCAGGCACGTATTTCCGACGCCACGCTGGAAAAGCTGGGTTATGCCAAAGGGATTATGACCCTCGTCGATGAAGAGGCACAGCAGAAAGTGCTGGGCGAACTGGACGGTGCACCGCTGTCGCAGTGTGCGGGTGGTTCTGCAGCGAATACGATTCTGGGGATCGCCGACTTCGGTGGAAAAGCGGCCTATGCGGGTAAAGTGGGCAGCGACATGCTGGGCGAATTCGACCTGGCAGACATGCGGAAGCTCGGGGTGACGATCGAAGTTCCTCCCGCCGCCGAAGGACAGACCGGAACCTGTGTGGTGCTGATCACTGACGACGCACAGCGGACCATGCTGACCAACCTGGGGGTCTCTGCGACACTCAGCGTGGAAGACATCAACGAAGAACACATCAAGCAGTCGAAATATGTGTATGTCGAAGGTTACCTGTTCACGGGAGAGACCCAGAAGAAAGCCGCCTATCGCGCGATTGAACTGGCGAAGAAGCATAACGTGAAGGTGGCATTCACCGTCTCCGACCCGTTCCTGATCAACCTGTTCCGGGACGAGTTCCAGCAGCTGATTGAAGGTCCCGTCGACCTGCTGTTCTGTAATCTGGAAGAAGCCCGCAGTCTGACCGGCGAACATGACGCCGTCGACTGTGCTCACGTGATTCATCACCACGTTCCGAACCTGGCACTGACGCTGGGCGGCGACGGCTCAATTCTGATGCACGAAGGCAAAGTGATTCCCATCGAAGGAGTCGAGACAGACGCCATCGATACGACCGGTGCCGGCGACATGTACGCTGCCGGCATTCTGTATGGCATTACCAACGGTCTGACCTGGCATCAGGCCGGGCACCTGGCCTCCCATGCTGCCGCCCGCATTGTCTCGCAGCTGGGCGCGCGACTGAAGAATCCTTTCACCGAGGATGAAATCAAGGAACTGCTCAGTTGATATGAAGCAAAACCATTACCCCCTCTTCGTACGACGCGATCTGGACGGTTTTTTCGCACTGATGATCGATAACCTCGTGCAGCTGCTGCTGATTGTGGCACTGTGCGGGTTGTGTGGCATCAGTGCCGATTCGGAAATTCTGCTGCAATACATTCTGCCCGGTGCTGCCCTGAGTATCCTGGTGGGTAATATCTTTTACGCCTGGCAGGCACATCAACTGGCGAAAAAAGAGAATCGCACCGATGTGTGTGCACTGCCTTACGGGATTAACACACCGTCGCTGCTGGTCTATATCTTCTTCGTGATGGTGCCCGTCTATCAGCGGACCAACAGCGCGGAAGCAGCCTGGCAGATGGGGCTGCTGGCCTGTTTCGGGAGTGGCGTGATTGAATTCCTGGGGGCCTTCGTGGCGGACCGGGTTCGCAAGGTGACACCCCGTGCGGCCCTGCTGTCGACCCTCGCGGGAATCGCGATCGGGTTTATCTCGATGACCTTTATGCTGAAGATTTATCAGCGGCCCATGATCGCGATGCTGCCGGCGGCGGTAGTGCTGCTGACGCTCTTTTCCAAGACGAAGCTTCCCTTTCACATGCCGGGTGGATTGCTGGCAATCATCGTGGGGACCATTTGCGCCTGGGGTCTGCCGGAAGTGATCCCGCAGTTGATGGAGGGCGCGCCGATGAGTGTCGAGGCGATTAAAACCTCCTGGGATCAGTGGGGCTGGTACCCTCCTCACTTTGCAGGTGGCGCCCTCTGGGAACTGCTCAAACAGCCGAGTGAATGGGTGGGCTATATGTCGGTGATTTTCCCGATGGGCCTGTTCAATGTCATCGGCAGTATGCAGAACATCGAATCTGCAGAAGCGGCCGGCGACAGCTATCCTGCGAAGCCTTCGATGCTGGCCAACGGTGCCGGGACGATTGTGGCTTCGCTGCTGGGCAGCTGTTTTCCGA from Gimesia chilikensis encodes the following:
- a CDS encoding HEAT repeat domain-containing protein, which gives rise to MPIRFDLSRTVVCSLIAFLLCSPLVNAQSARAPESDSPQKESERTNARVRQQLGEIEARLKTRNQKPAHQPLVSEKAKLFLTLDQSLKGSRNNRGPDEYQYLLTQLTLVNDSTKPVKLQRAQVKAFVDGQPHPFAGLPSNLNSQSVLLGKKRQLLRQLKFEDEVVVPPGKAGGLWIVLGDLPGGAQTPEIEFRTTVDQQPLALNVNRFEQGKLDYQVELLGPSRCLAELTITGELNSINIGALVKVVDDLTLKNVKRFVLYFPKDKVEIEHDISQWLPRIAASLGSNAVLGVPFPLFPSVITELHLAGEAFKNITVPYLGGTAPRVTHATEEAAIHAALDSALEVLSRDKIAEQIRTGSPAIKAAALISGGRQLTNAELPLVLELTSHENPRVQEAALYALRFLGDPRAFQRLVEVAKMPPGPQFEMAIASLAESRYAGGQQALLKILKSHPPASQKIIIEVIARNPRPEWGAAIYEFLDSDNRELREAAIRALVLNGHPRLFEVLSDALKSPEEEIRNVAFKELIKRKDNASEALAMEYVLQQIQQSLPTGDMLSFIDRMKDPRAIPLLFQHLEKDKLDAGLKVLLIKTLASIGDESVEDRFVKYYPGALQTEKLLILSTLQKLESPQFFELARQALDDSNHSIVNGAVSGLRSSDSNKAVEILAEGLTKTTKSSTWGSIFGALANIGTPEARRTIMDARIAGTNADKKRAAQSALENIYQRSPGNHYLKKGEQAHRRKEYKEAVEDYDTAISIDPLLVPAYLAKANTLNTMKEYDAGLKVVEQGLEVDNIYARLYVTRGLLYSNQNKFEAALAELKKAIEIAPQDPYGYTVLASHYSRMKQDDKALATYDACIKVNPKLMSIYGFKADLEIALNRPDEAIKTFDRAIEANPRHMISYSEKIALLRKLNREYQAIATCDDVLKVDKNSIYAHITKAYIYRDLKQLADAIAACDAAINIDPNNMDLYLIKAQTYNNAEQWDQAIQVFNRVLLTENKGDQANEKTEKVLLQAYTGRGHSHLMKQDWKAAQEDFQNAFELDKHDSQAITGLAICMVYNHQEDKAIQFVESQLNKFEKNDLFHYNVACVFGRALVNLKDQPQTPAVLQQIAAYQKKAIHYLALSSQLGFDDAEWMQKDPDLAELQNLPDFRKLVQQIQKKPASVKP
- a CDS encoding aldose 1-epimerase produces the protein MTPLIITDPETGSTARILPELGFNCYQFHAMVDGQCIDVIDSHPEFETGEQRPSSSGIPILFPFPNRIAGGRFKWEGTAYELPPEKTYHDKTGNAIHGFCLDLPWRVIAHEENFAIAQFQLSIDGRHRLPCWPGDAFIEVRYEVKGATLRADFRIGNPGDTPIPWGLGTHPYFKVPLSAEGDPKNCLIESPATEEWILSDCLPTGDKQPIQPAHDLREGAWFDQLKADDILSGLPEDIDQYECLIMDEQAGLVLTQDYDSLFTELVVFTPPERNCICLEPYTCVTNALNLTEKALETGLRVLPPGSEIKTWIEIRAGKVIV
- a CDS encoding YqgE/AlgH family protein, which codes for MLKSLKGHFLIATRKLNDQNFYRSVVLIVEHNNEGATGLIVNRPSSFSITNALSRYFDMPKLEDLVFMGGPVEPNGMFALHNAGDLEKAKDAIVPGLFMGSSPEVFEQVVWRISEGDPHLDFRIFFGCAGWAPLQLESELDRMDWLTTPATAEDIFEIDPYDLWDTLHGRAMEERRFLPQETAHPEWN
- a CDS encoding SHD1 domain-containing protein, whose product is MNTKQKLSLLACLLCTLFLSQSLRAEEESYERFTVRTWNFRDGSEAKGKLIVVKGPQATLRLDGQGTVRVSFDKLSVKDLNWLYEYHKRRNQLSFLPEEYRKIHTESSLPETKSAPPAKTEPEPAPVENKPSMEPDKKTATEPEAGGESYKPFTLREWSFKDGSSFKAKFVSINPQQIQLIKESGELTMVPLDQLTINDMKWLFEYHRRNKLLGLLPPAMQEQAKALAAQLGLPAEMESPAAAMTEPGTPAAADDDPNVIKANTEIDPELVAVLSDYRFWSDKKGQKSEARFAGLEGREIRFTPSPGSNAGIGIISIPVGTLSDEDLELLREALKMHGRMSELPLAYREPFDSSLSARKLKQMLRVNFHRKWTDVSGNSVAASYIKMENGNISLLITQSNAVQEFPYDKFSEEDHKYVQERLQKEVAGQFFPENAETTLTPEEQQKEFRVWTDRKNRQLKGKFVRLAYGDSVTVLNTGTKEELFITEFFSDGDLSLIKPRKQQQPDQLAMNEGGIPGIPGAAMPGAAMPGSAMPGPGGMNFPGMRNPGMRNPAMPEPGSMMPAEPAMANPAMEPNPAMEMSANMMAENSARNPGLPERPVMQNTFECELCGKTHTSESLLFEQCPHCGVKRGDMIYQCGRCNRKFKSEGSGLTAPCPYCNPNQGRNEVAANSNAGGPGASGDSGGSSGGHVSGRSAYRTGRLVGKLFFWGLAFLGFIGGALKMRG